The Corynebacterium tuberculostearicum genome window below encodes:
- the tpx gene encoding thiol peroxidase has protein sequence MVEPDFTDPPTPTVGELPAVGDPLPEFELIGTDLRQITNETFAGTRLIISILPSIETPACQDQLRRFHEQVSQLDNTKLLSVSLDLPFTLKRFCAADGIDDVIAASAFRSDFGEKFGVTVRDSVLEGLLARSVVVADENHKVIHTQLVPGVVTQLDYDKVWDILR, from the coding sequence ATGGTTGAACCAGATTTTACCGATCCGCCAACGCCCACCGTTGGTGAACTTCCCGCAGTGGGAGACCCGCTGCCCGAATTTGAACTCATCGGTACCGACCTGCGTCAGATTACCAATGAGACTTTTGCGGGCACGCGCCTTATTATTTCCATCTTGCCCTCTATTGAAACCCCTGCCTGCCAGGACCAGCTGCGCCGTTTCCATGAGCAGGTTTCGCAGCTAGATAACACCAAGCTTCTTTCCGTTTCTCTCGATTTGCCCTTTACTCTCAAGCGCTTTTGCGCGGCTGACGGCATTGATGATGTCATCGCCGCCTCCGCATTTCGCTCTGACTTTGGCGAGAAGTTCGGCGTGACTGTGCGCGATTCCGTCTTGGAGGGCCTGCTTGCCCGCTCCGTGGTGGTGGCTGATGAAAACCACAAGGTCATCCACACTCAATTGGTTCCAGGCGTGGTCACCCAGCTTGATTATGACAAGGTCTGGGATATTTTGCGTTAA